A single region of the Chroococcidiopsis thermalis PCC 7203 genome encodes:
- a CDS encoding lipid kinase: MTRRALLIVNRHARRGQNSRSQAVNQMQRLGFDLMETETETEKPQYLSDVIRHYRHQVDLVIIGGGDGTLNAAVEGLLDTQLPLGILPLGTANDLAHTLGIPSSLPEACQIVAKGQLQRIDLGWVNGKHFFNVASLGLSVQITERLNQRVKRHWGVLAYAVTALGVIWQARPFRADIRLDGKLIRVKTVQIAVGNGRYYGGGMTICEDAAIDDQQLHLYSLNVRHWWQLVASLPVIWQGRHKAWLGFHACKCQEIEVYTHGLYPINTDGELTTHTPAQFRIIPKAISVLIPKKHC, from the coding sequence ATGACTCGACGCGCCCTGCTGATAGTAAATCGTCACGCTCGCCGAGGACAGAATAGCAGATCCCAGGCGGTGAACCAGATGCAAAGGCTAGGTTTTGACCTGATGGAGACGGAGACGGAGACAGAGAAACCGCAATACCTATCTGACGTGATTCGTCATTACCGCCACCAGGTTGACTTGGTGATTATTGGGGGAGGGGATGGCACATTGAATGCGGCAGTCGAGGGACTGTTAGATACTCAACTCCCTTTGGGGATTCTACCTTTGGGAACAGCTAATGACCTCGCCCACACCTTGGGGATTCCTTCAAGCTTGCCCGAAGCCTGCCAGATCGTTGCCAAAGGTCAACTACAGCGCATTGACCTCGGTTGGGTGAATGGGAAGCATTTCTTCAATGTTGCTAGTTTAGGGTTGAGCGTCCAAATCACGGAGCGGCTCAATCAAAGGGTGAAGCGTCATTGGGGAGTGCTAGCCTATGCAGTTACAGCTTTAGGAGTGATTTGGCAAGCCCGACCCTTTCGAGCGGATATTCGTCTTGACGGCAAATTAATCCGAGTTAAGACTGTACAAATTGCTGTAGGAAATGGTCGATATTATGGTGGTGGCATGACAATCTGTGAGGATGCAGCAATTGATGACCAACAACTACATCTATACAGTCTGAATGTTCGTCACTGGTGGCAGCTGGTTGCCTCACTGCCAGTAATCTGGCAAGGACGACATAAAGCATGGCTGGGTTTCCATGCTTGCAAGTGTCAAGAAATTGAAGTCTACACTCACGGGCTGTATCCCATTAACACGGATGGTGAACTAACTACCCACACTCCCGCTCAATTTCGCATTATTCCCAAAGCTATATCTGTGCTAATTCCCAAAAAACATTGTTAA
- a CDS encoding heavy metal translocating P-type ATPase produces MPKPSSNHSGCSSCAGDEHQHDRDDRNHDHDHGHSHGDGEFNLKAELAPVILVVILFTLGLIFEKQLHGTPYSVGEYLVFIPAYLLSGWNVLTSAGRNILRGRVFDENFLMTIATLGAIAIHLLPEAVAVMLFFRVGELFQEFAVGRSKRSIKSLLEFRPDYANLKANGEVKKVSPDEVAVGDLIIVKPGEKIPLDGKIVEGEAQLDTSALTGESVPRTAKVGDSVLAGTIDKTGVLTIEVSKLFGESSVSKILDLVQNATSKKSESEKFITQFARYYTPVVVFLSLGVAILPPLFIAGADRYQWVYRALILLVISCPCGLVISIPLGYFGGVGGAAKRGILVKGSTFLDALTRVKTVVFDKTGTLTKGVFKVAQIVPKNGVTQDELLQLAAEVESHSNHPVAESIREAYGKKIDDSQVEAYEEIAGHGIRALVRNRLVIAGNDRLLHRENISHDDCDIKGTVVHLAVDKGYAGYIVIADELKDDAFQAIQALKKQGVEQTVMLTGDNRAVAERVAQNLGLDAYYAELLPEGKVEAIEKLISQSGKNNKVVFVGDGINDAPVIARADVGMAMGGLGSDAAIETADVVIMTDAPSKVAEAIKTGKKTRQIVWQNIILAMSVKGVFILLGAFGLATLWEAVFADVGVALLAILNAGRVLRGS; encoded by the coding sequence GGCTCCGGTGATCTTGGTAGTCATTTTATTTACCCTCGGTTTGATTTTTGAAAAGCAACTGCACGGTACACCTTACTCAGTCGGCGAGTATTTGGTTTTCATCCCTGCCTACCTCTTGAGTGGTTGGAATGTGTTGACGAGTGCTGGACGCAATATCCTCCGAGGTCGAGTATTTGACGAGAATTTTTTGATGACTATAGCGACGTTAGGGGCGATCGCGATTCATCTACTACCAGAAGCCGTAGCGGTGATGTTGTTTTTCAGAGTCGGCGAATTATTTCAGGAATTTGCTGTCGGTCGCTCCAAGAGATCGATTAAGTCTCTATTGGAGTTCCGCCCTGACTATGCCAACTTGAAGGCGAATGGTGAAGTCAAAAAAGTATCGCCAGATGAAGTAGCAGTAGGGGATCTCATCATTGTCAAGCCAGGGGAAAAGATTCCCTTGGACGGTAAGATCGTAGAGGGTGAGGCTCAGCTCGATACCTCTGCCTTAACTGGAGAGTCAGTGCCGCGAACTGCGAAAGTTGGAGACTCCGTTTTGGCAGGTACGATCGACAAAACTGGCGTTCTCACGATCGAGGTAAGCAAACTATTCGGTGAGTCTTCCGTATCCAAAATTTTGGATTTGGTGCAGAATGCCACTAGTAAAAAATCAGAATCGGAGAAATTTATTACTCAGTTCGCCAGGTACTACACCCCTGTTGTCGTTTTTCTCTCTCTGGGAGTAGCGATACTTCCTCCTTTATTTATTGCAGGAGCAGACCGATACCAATGGGTTTATCGCGCCCTGATCTTGCTGGTGATTTCCTGTCCTTGTGGACTCGTGATTAGCATCCCACTCGGCTACTTCGGCGGTGTTGGCGGTGCTGCCAAGCGCGGGATTTTGGTCAAAGGCTCTACCTTTTTAGATGCCCTAACTAGGGTCAAGACAGTAGTGTTTGACAAAACAGGAACGCTGACTAAGGGCGTGTTTAAAGTAGCGCAGATCGTGCCAAAAAATGGGGTTACCCAAGATGAGCTACTCCAACTGGCAGCAGAGGTAGAGTCCCACTCTAACCATCCCGTGGCTGAATCGATCCGAGAAGCGTATGGAAAAAAAATCGACGATTCCCAAGTTGAGGCTTACGAAGAAATTGCCGGTCATGGCATCCGCGCCCTAGTCCGAAATCGGTTAGTAATAGCAGGAAATGACCGCCTATTGCACCGAGAAAATATTTCGCATGATGACTGTGATATAAAGGGTACTGTCGTACATCTAGCTGTAGACAAGGGCTACGCTGGATACATTGTTATTGCTGACGAACTCAAAGACGATGCGTTTCAAGCAATTCAAGCCCTGAAGAAACAGGGAGTTGAGCAAACCGTCATGTTGACGGGAGATAATCGAGCTGTAGCCGAGCGGGTGGCGCAAAATCTCGGTCTAGATGCTTACTATGCCGAGTTACTGCCAGAAGGTAAGGTCGAGGCGATTGAAAAACTCATCTCACAATCTGGAAAAAACAATAAAGTTGTGTTTGTCGGTGACGGAATTAACGATGCCCCAGTAATTGCCAGGGCTGACGTGGGCATGGCAATGGGAGGATTAGGCTCTGATGCGGCGATCGAAACTGCGGACGTAGTGATTATGACCGATGCGCCGTCAAAGGTAGCTGAGGCAATCAAGACTGGTAAAAAGACTCGTCAAATTGTTTGGCAAAATATCATTCTGGCTATGTCAGTCAAGGGTGTATTTATTTTGCTAGGGGCTTTCGGTCTGGCAACTTTGTGGGAAGCCGTCTTTGCTGATGTGGGTGTGGCTTTGCTTGCCATCTTAAATGCTGGCAGAGTTTTGAGAGGAAGTTAG